In Elaeis guineensis isolate ETL-2024a chromosome 1, EG11, whole genome shotgun sequence, a genomic segment contains:
- the LOC105038859 gene encoding uncharacterized protein, translating to MASSQKRKKWTEEEERSLIDKYAEMASDGSLARMRTREKKFKPIAAHVNAGHHAVDPVAYPFLWSWKDASTKVQNMRHQYLLVKQKLISALPSPSDGSHDPSSIIDWTDGVSHWPNFLRYKQVFGDAPLPAKPPEPPPPPPPPPPSAAVPSFAAAIDDGDLGLGLGFDCCGGEEVDEEGFDYEEVAAAAAVEAEAEAPPPPHPPPPPPLMQPARSRKRRRKRPERRRAWAALAAQLVRLREREARLEEREEERERERRERERMDEEVEEEREKEWEKARREAEEAARRRRDEERDWEERMEERRTEWRKRVEDILSQHRAEMEQIQARILHDQQSIIGQLLGILSPWVACPSVGGLSDGGAGLASHHQHPHHHQHHQPYHSHLMQGLHHMNGMVPGENRVGGDGQEDQFIVDG from the coding sequence ATGGCGTCGTCGCAGAAGCGGAAGAAGTggacggaggaggaggagcggtCGCTGATCGACAAGTATGCGGAGATGGCGTCCGACGGCAGCCTTGCCCGCATGCGGACGCGGGAGAAGAAGTTTAAGCCCATCGCTGCCCACGTTAACGCCGGTCACCACGCCGTCGACCCCGTGGCCTACCCCTTCCTCTGGTCCTGGAAGGACGCCTCCACTAAGGTCCAAAACATGCGACACCAGTACCTCCTAGTCAAGCAAAAGCTCATCTCCGCCCTCCCTTCCCCATCCGATGGCTCTCACGATCCCTCCTCCATCATCGACTGGACCGACGGCGTCTCCCACTGGCCTAACTTCCTCCGCTACAAGCAAGTCTTCGGCGATGCGCCGCTCCCCGCCAAACCGCCTGaacctccccctcctcctcctccccctccgcccTCCGCTGCCGTCCCGTCCTTTGCGGCGGCCATCGATGACGGCGATCTGGGGCTGGGGCTCGGATTCGACTGCTGCGGTGGGGAGGAGGTGGACGAGGAGGGGTTCGATTACGAGGAGGTTGCCGCCGCCGCCGCGGTGGAGGCGGAGGCGGAGGCgcctccgcctccgcatcctcctcctcctccgcctctGATGCAGCCGGCGAGgtcgaggaagaggaggaggaagcgGCCGGAGCGGCGGCGGGCGTGGGCGGCGCTGGCGGCGCAGCTGGTGCGGCTGAGGGAGCGGGAGGCGAGGCTGGAGGAgcgggaggaggagagggagagggagcggCGGGAGCGGGAAAGAATGGATGAGGAGgtggaagaggagagggagaaggagtggGAGAAAGCGAGGAGGGAGGCGGAGGAGGCGGCGCGGCGGCGGAGGGATGAGGAGAGGGACTGGGAGGAGCGGATGGAGGAGCGAAGGACCGAGTGGAGAAAGAGAGTTGAGGATATTCTCAGCCAGCACCGGGCCGAGATGGAGCAGATCCAGGCAAGGATCCTCCATGATCAGCAGAGCATCATTGGCCAGCTCCTTGGCATCCTCTCCCCATGGGTTGCTTGCCCTTCTGTTGGTGGGCTCTCGGATGGCGGTGCAGGGCTTGCAAGCCACCACCAGCACCCCCACCACCATCAGCACCACCAGCCCTACCACTCCCATCTCATGCAGGGCTTGCACCACATGAATGGGATGGTTCCGGGTGAGAATCGGGTCGGTGGGGATGGGCAGGAAGACCAGTTTATCGTGGATGGATGA